Genomic DNA from Panthera leo isolate Ple1 chromosome A1, P.leo_Ple1_pat1.1, whole genome shotgun sequence:
ctgctggtgggaatgcaaacttgtgcagctgctctggaaaacagtgtggaggttcctgaaaaagttaaatttgATCCAGCAGTCGTACTACTCGGTagttacccaaaggatacaaaaacacagatCTGAAGGGGTAGAGCAGtgttatcaacaacagccaaactgtggaaagagcccaaatgtccatcgactgatgaatggttGATTCATCGactgataaagaagaaatggatacacacacacacacctctatatacacacacaatggaatattactcagcgatcacaaagaatgacatcttgccatctgcaatgtatggatgaagctagagtatattatgctaaggaaaattagccggagaaagacaaacatatgatttcactcatacatggaatttaagaaacaagacatgACCagatgggaagggggggggggggggaagagaagacaaaccacaagagactcataatgatagagaacaaactgagtgaggggttgatggagggaggtgggtggggtaggcaagatgggtgatgggcattaaggagggcacctgtgatgagcactgggtgctgtgcagaagtgatgaatcactgaattctactcccgaaaccaatactGTGCTGTGTGTCaactaactagaatgtaaataaaaatttgaaaagaaaaggttaGACCTAATCATGTCACTCCCATTACTTccggggtgagggtgggggtgggggcagatacAACGTAAAAGGCCTGCAGAAACCACTACCATTTCACCAAAGCCTCTCATTATGCCTCCCTTTTTTCCCACAATTTCCCTCAAGCAGCTATCTGATCTTCTGATTGTTATATTCAGTGCCCCAGACACTGGCCGCCACCCTCAGTCCATGAGATAGCAGGAAGCCACCGATAACATCAACCAGTGACAATTATTAAGTGGGAGTCATTTCCTGTCTCAATAGAACACAAAGACGCGGGGAATCGCCTTCATTGTATCACTAGGAAATACTAGGAAATAAGAATTAAGAACTTATTTACTCCCTGGAGTTCATGTTAACTCAAAGCTCAGTGTGTTTATTTTAAGACGTGAGCGGTCCTCTGGGCCCACAGTTTTCCAAAGCAGAACGAACAACACAATAACGACAGAACCGCTGACCTTGGAAAGGGTCATATTGACCAGGGATGAGTGGGTAACCCATGCCCACGTGGGTGTGGTGGTGCGTGTGCAGGTGCCGCTGGCTGAAAGGCGAGTGGCGGTCCCTCTCCCGTTCTGCCTCCCGCTCCCGCTCTGCTGTCGCCTTTTCCACGGGCTGCAACAGAAAAGACAGGCCCCTCTAAATACTCTGAAAAACAACCGACAGGAGCGCTAAACCACTTCTGTCCTTTGAGCCCTATGTGTAAATGATTCAGAAGCAAACACAGAGATACTTAACATTCCTTACTAAGTGAAGATAATTTCAAAAGGCACGCATGAGTTCCAGCTGGAATTAAGCCAAAGCTAAAGAAACGCCCCACCTAAAAGTTAACCAGGTGCCGTCAGGGTTTGCCTCAAGTGATGGAAATAAGAGAACTTTTTCTTTACAGTCGCTCGAAATTGCAAGATTAGGATCTACCCGATTTCTTCCCAGAAACAACATTTATACATGGGTCAAgaaggttgaaaaaaattttctaatgactgtgtattttacttacattttgtGGGGCGAATGTATCTCCCAATTCTCAATACACCTTATCCATTTTAGCCCATTGAAAATACacctctcggggtgcctgggtggctcagttggttaagagtctgagttcggctcagttctgatctcaccgttcaggagttcgagccccacatcgggctctgtgcggacagctcagagcctggagcctgcttcagactctgtgtctccctctctctctctgccccactcccactctttctctctctcaaaaataaacaaacatttaaaaaaaaatcttttcaaaaacaaataaacaaaaaaagaaaatacacatctCAACATGATAGGGCAATACCAAGTACGGGAAATCATCGCCCTGTGCCTCTGAAAGCATTCCAGAATCCGGCAGCTTCTGAAGGCTCAACGAAAGCTGTGGTTCTCCCTAATCACAGTTTACGACTGCCTTTCCTACACGTGTCTGCCCACTAGAACCCGGCCAACCTGAAGTTCTCGTTgtcatgtgaaaagaaaaaaaaatgtctgtgctGGAAGGAGTACGCACAGAAATAGATTCATGAATCCCCTTTCCTAGCTTACAGTCCCTGCTGGACTCATCCACATCAAAGATCTTGTATCTTATTCCAAACTTCTTTTCTAGGCAAGAATGGCCACACCCTTTTGTCTCTCTTGACAACAGCCTTTAGGACTAGTGGCTGCCCTCTTTCATGGAGGGGGTGGTGCCGGGATGGGAGCAAGGGTGGAGCCATCTTTCACAAAGGCCCTTGTCTCCCTTGCTTCGGGAAGTTACAGGGACAGGACAATGGGTCGAGGCCAAAACAGACAGGGGCAGCCGTCCCTTCCCCACGCGACTCACCCGTGCCAGTGCACCAAAATATCAGCCATCAGAAATACTTCACGCTGCAAGCCGGCTCCTACGAATTTACACGTCCACCTAGCAAACGCCCTCCTGGGCAGTCGAGGCACGGTGCATTTTGCGACAGAAAAGCCCGCCAGCACCACAGACGTTttgacgattttttttttcttccccctcgtGTGTGAAAGCCTCTTACCTTTGAACAGTCCGTTCTTTATGGGCGAAGCTAAAACAGCATCTTGAAATCACAGCCGGGTTCGAAAACCATTTCTATTTCAAGACCGCTTCCTAGCttgtcccctcttctcccccaaaACATGGTACTTTTAAGTAACAACAAAAGGAGGCTTACGGCAGGAGACTTGCTATGGTACTGGTTGGCATGCTGCTGGAGCAAGTCCAGCGCTTTCGATTCCGATGTTGTTTTCGTGTTGATGCTAGGGCTGGTATtgactttctctgcctcttctctccctgacATCTTCCCATAAACAGGATAATGAAAGCCTGGAGAGAGATAGGCCCCTGCAGATAAACAACAAATGCCACATCAAGTTATGGGCTCcgttttttaaacaggaaaaaaaaaaaaaaaaaaaatcactcggGTTACAACGAATTTGGGCCAAGAGTCGGAGACCTTAACATAGGGGATTACATTAAGAAGGGGCTACATCATCATTAAAGTGCACGACGTAGGTTCTCCGATTTTCTTCTCCCAGTTAATTCGTCCTGATGAACGGAGATTATAAACAGAATTGAGCTTACAGCCATTTCGTACATTTACGCGTCCGCTTAAGTGAAAGGAACAGTAACTATAATGATTATGACAGTGAGCGCCGAGAATATTTTCATAGGCAATAAAGTATCTGTCAGTCTAACAGACTAGAGCATCAGAGTCTATGGAAACTAGAGCTGGGAACCATTGACGTTTTCTCTAAGCCAAAACAAAACGAACTCATGTCAAGTAAGTTTCATCCTGGGGACTTGAAGCAGCATAAAGACAAGCAAAACAAACGCGACCACCGAAGCATCTCATTTATCCTGAGCTTTTCAGTAACCAATAAGTGAATGTAGCCTTTCCCTCTAAGAGAGCGAGAACCCGCGACACGTACCAGGGTAACTGTGCATTAGGACAGGAGAAACAGCCCGGTATGCAGGGTGGCTGGGGTCATACATCTGTGGGTAAGGATAAGCATGCAAATACTGTATGAAGGGCTGATGCTGACTCAGAGGCGAGGAAACTGCCACTCTCGTTCCCCGAGAGTCCTTCCAGTTCACAGGCGTCTTCCGATCATCACTCTTGAGCTTGTTCTCCTCCGTGGACTGAGAATCCGGGCGCTTGGCCTCTTTGGGCTCCTCCTTAATGCTCGTTAATGACACGGGAAGGCTGGACACACCACTGTCTTTAGTGGGAGTCTTCCTGGGACtatcttcttttaatttcttttccctctcaagCTCTTCTGACTTTTGCTGATCCAGGTATTTGGGCTGGTATACATAATGATGCCAGGTCCTTGAATCTGGATCctgatggaggggaggggaggggaggggaggggaggggaggggaggggaggggaggggaggggaggagagaagagaaggaaaggaaaggaaaggaaaggaaaggaaaggaaaggaaaggaaagaaagagaaggaaaagaaaagaaagaggaaaaggggaaaaaaaaacctcgttttaaaatctccatttttaagCAAAACCCATTAATCACCATGACAGCATTATTACTCTTACTTCTAATGCTAAGTTAACATGTATTTATGTGCTTGCACTGTGCAAAGAGCTTTACCTTCCTCTCGCAAAGTAATAACATCTGAGGTAGGCATCGTTATTAACCTCTTTTACACAAGACAAAAGCAAAGCTTTTAAAGCTCAAGGAACAGCAGGGTCGTGCTGCTGACCAGGGCGCAGCTGGGCTTCCAACTTAGGTCTGAGGGAACTCAGAGCCGGGCCCTTCGTGGGATCTTTCAACATTAAATAACACCCTCAGACATAATTTAATCTAACCCTCATTTTCCCTTCATTGTCTCACATAGGCAAAACGAATTTTAGAATTCGTCagctcagggggcgcctgggtggctcagctggttaagcgtctgactttggtcagctcaggtcgtgatctcatggttcatcagtttgaatcccgagttgggctctgtgctgacagctcagagcctggagcctgtgtctccctctctctctctctgcccctcccctgctcacactctgtctctccctctttcaaaaaataaatgaaagttaaaatacatatacatatttaaaaaacttcagctcaggccacttAATAGTGAATTTGAGTCACGAATAGATCACGTAACATCATTTATGGGGaacggggcagggtggggggaggatggaaACTCTTGGTTTCCTAATGTATTTTCTTCAACTACAGCAGCTGAGGCTTAATATGGGGGCTCACATCTCACGTGCAGACATcttcatcaaaacaaaatttcaaaaattaatagaacACATCATAGCTTTTCTTTTAGAAACCAAAGGCATCTATAACCCCCCAAGTTCTGACGCAGCCCTGTGAAGCCACGGCCTGATTCAGGCCTCCAGAATTGGGGCAAGTGAGGAGCCCAAAAGGCCTCTGCGACCCCCATCCCATTCACGACAAAAACCCCCTGGGTGTTTAAGTCCTGAGAGAGAACATTCAACCTTGGGCCTAAGTCTCAACCTCTGGGCAGAAATGAGCACCAAGAAAGGATTCTGGTGCTCTGATTCACCAGGGGTGAAAGCATGGGAGTGGAGAGGGGGGGTCGGGAGGCCGGGAAACCCCAGCGTTAACTCTCGCGGGACCGTAGTGAGTCAGGATGTGTGCGCGGTGACAGAAAGTGCGAGCACACGTGTGATTTCACGGTGGCCGATTTTCAGGTGTCTGTACGGGGAGCCTCAGGCTGGCCGAGCAGGGGCTTCCGGGATGGCTGCGGGAGGCCCACGCACCCAGACCCCCCTGTTCTCCTCACAGGCGATCGGCacggagccccgcgttggggctCTTAACCCCTAGGCATCTCAGACACCGTGTGAAAGACATCTGGGCCCCAAGTGGTaggacagagcccagtgaggaATGTGGGTTTAAGGCCCCGGTCTTATGTTCCTCGAGGCTGCCGGGAGAAATGTGGACACGAGAAAGAACAAACGCGGTAGAGATCAGACTCAGGATCTCAGCGGCCACGTGGAAGGATTCCCTCAGGCTGGGCTCAGTAAGAAATTAAGGGACCTCGTCAGGTTCACAGCGAGTGACCAGCACGGAACACGAGTCTGCGACGCACAGGTGCGAAGTTCCTTTGACTACATACACAACACAAGGCAAGGGTGAGTTAGGCACACTGGAGAGGTACACAGTGGCTCCTGAGAGGATCTTTTCGAATACGTTTCAGGAGGAGAAGGGACCAACCCTAAGGAACCCTTGGCTTATTTCCTGGGAAGAAGGCTAACCAGATCAAGCCCAGACACGTCCAAGGGTCAGACTCGCTCTCTCCCTGTGGGGGGCCACGCTCCACAATCTTACTTGTTTAAATCTCGAGGCTGGGTCTACACCTGTCTGCTTCATAGAGTCCATGACAGATTTCATTTCTACAGCCTCCTTAATAAGCTGGTGGTTTTCCATCTGCTTAGCTTTGAAGCTGTCGGCCTGAAGCTGCTGCTGGTGGCCGGGGAGAAGCTGTGATTTACCTGTCTCCTCAGTTTTATTAGGCACTGGCGGCCCTAGTTTAGAATGGGTTTTGTTAGGCTCTGGGGTAGAGGGAGCTTTTGAGATTGTGGCAGACGGCAGGCTTTTCTGTTTACTGTCCTCCTTGCCCAGCTCCTTCAAGGGGAGCTCGCTTTTCCTGTCGCACTCTCCTCGGCCAGCTTGGGCCATTTTCTGCTCTGCCAGCCTCTGGTCCTCATAGTACTTCTCATACTGCTGTCTATAGGCAGGGCTGGTGGCCATCAGGGACTTCTGGTCCATATAGAGCCCGTAGGCGTACTGGCCGTAGTAAAGCGACTGCGCCAGTGCTGGGTGTCTCTGCGTGATCACCGACTGGTGCTGAGGCTGTAAGGGTGCCGGGTTGTGGTCCGCTTTCTTGGCATCCAGCTGCTCTGCCTTGTCTTTCCTTTCGGCCTCCTCCTCGGACTCCTTCTTGATCTTCATCGCCTGTGTGCTCCCGCCGTTCCCGGCCGCAGGGGCTCCCACCTGCCCAGGGTGCATGTAACTTGGAGAATAGTAAGGATCGTAGCCATGGTAATAGGGAGAATGGGACTCTTTCATCTGAGAGGACTGTGCTGTAGCTGCAGGATGCCCTTTGACGACGCCCTCCTTACTGGAAATGATGTCCGACGGGGAACCGGCCTTGGACCTCACGCCCTCCGACCGGCTGTCGGACCCACCGTCGTCGGCGGCGTCAGAGATGTCCGAATAGGCGGGGCTGCTGGTCTTGGCCGCGGTCTCGGCCCCGTTCTGCGTCAGCACGTGCAGCGGGGCCATGGGCGCCTGCCCGTTCACCAGCGGGTTGCACTCCATCCTCGAGGCGCTGCCTATGGAAGGGCTGGGCGCGTTGTCCGTGAAAGTGTAAACCTTGTCGGCCTCGGCTTTGATGCTGGCCATCCGGCTCTCCTGAGACTCTGAGAGTCCGTTGGCCAACCCTTCACTCTTGTTGAGATGGTCCTTTAAAAAATGCCCCGATAAGTCTTTCCCGGCCCCCTTGGCGTCCTCAAGTTTGCCCAGCTTGGCATCCATTTTCGGGCTCCCCGACTCCTTCCCTTCTTTGTCCTTAAGCTTCcgcttctccttcttctttttgtctttgaggGACACGAGAGCTGGGTTCACGGTGATGGGCTCCCCCATGATGGTGGGCTTTGGCTGGATGGGTTTCAACGGAGGACTCTTTGGTGTGGCCTGCACCACGGTGGTCGTGAGGGACGGCAGTCCGGGGATGGTCCCCGTGGTGGTGCTCGTGAAGGCCGCGGTGGGTATGGCGATGAGCTGCggcggggtgggggccggggcgggggcgatGGGCCGCGCGGTTTTCAGTTTGGAGAGGTTCTTGTCCATTTTGCAGTTGTTGGCTTTcttgcccttttctttctctcccgcGTTCTTCTT
This window encodes:
- the ZNF608 gene encoding zinc finger protein 608 isoform X4; its protein translation is MQLEGKGQLDPIQTVDPLFTVPAPPPPISSSLTPQILPSYFSPSSSNIAAPVEQLLVRTRSVGVNTCEVGVVTEPECLGPCEPGTSVNLEGIVWHETEEGVLVVNVTWRNKTYVGTLLDCTKHDWAPPRFCESPTSDLEMRGGRGRGKRARSAAAAPGSEASFTESRGLQNKNRGGANGKGRRGSLNASGRRTPPNCAAEDIKASPSSTNKRKNKPPMELDLNSSSEDNKPGKRVRTNSRSTPTTPQGKPEATFLDQGCSSPVLIDCPHPNCNKKYKHINGLRYHQAHAHLDPENKLEFEPDSEDKISDCEEALSHVALECSEPSASLAAYDQVKAPVSPGPGHPPGTPKGKRELMSNGPGSVVGSKAGKSSGKKKGLHGELNNLPVISNMTATLDACSAADGSLASEMPKLEAEGLIDKKNAGEKEKGKKANNCKMDKNLSKLKTARPIAPAPAPTPPQLIAIPTAAFTSTTTGTIPGLPSLTTTVVQATPKSPPLKPIQPKPTIMGEPITVNPALVSLKDKKKKEKRKLKDKEGKESGSPKMDAKLGKLEDAKGAGKDLSGHFLKDHLNKSEGLANGLSESQESRMASIKAEADKVYTFTDNAPSPSIGSASRMECNPLVNGQAPMAPLHVLTQNGAETAAKTSSPAYSDISDAADDGGSDSRSEGVRSKAGSPSDIISSKEGVVKGHPAATAQSSQMKESHSPYYHGYDPYYSPSYMHPGQVGAPAAGNGGSTQAMKIKKESEEEAERKDKAEQLDAKKADHNPAPLQPQHQSVITQRHPALAQSLYYGQYAYGLYMDQKSLMATSPAYRQQYEKYYEDQRLAEQKMAQAGRGECDRKSELPLKELGKEDSKQKSLPSATISKAPSTPEPNKTHSKLGPPVPNKTEETGKSQLLPGHQQQLQADSFKAKQMENHQLIKEAVEMKSVMDSMKQTGVDPASRFKQDPDSRTWHHYVYQPKYLDQQKSEELEREKKLKEDSPRKTPTKDSGVSSLPVSLTSIKEEPKEAKRPDSQSTEENKLKSDDRKTPVNWKDSRGTRVAVSSPLSQHQPFIQYLHAYPYPQMYDPSHPAYRAVSPVLMHSYPGAYLSPGFHYPVYGKMSGREEAEKVNTSPSINTKTTSESKALDLLQQHANQYHSKSPAPVEKATAEREREAERERDRHSPFSQRHLHTHHHTHVGMGYPLIPGQYDPFQGLTSAALVASQQVAAQASASGMFPAQRRE
- the ZNF608 gene encoding zinc finger protein 608 isoform X1; its protein translation is MSVNISTAGKGVDPNTVDTYDSGDDWEIGVGNLIIDLDADLEKDRQKFEMNNSTNTPSSSNSKDCGGLASGGAGATAALADGLKFASVQPSAPQGNSHKETSKSKVKRSKTSKDANKSLPSAALYGIPEISSTGKRQEVQGRPGEATGMNSALGQSVSSGGVSNPNGNSTGTGTSAATAGAASCGKSKEEKAGKSQSSRGAKRDKDAGKSRKDKHDLLQGHQNGSGGQAPSGGHLYGFGAKSNGGGASPFHCGGAGSGSGAAAGEVSKSAPDSGLMGNSMLLKKEEEEEESHRRIKKLKTEKVDPLFTVPAPPPPISSSLTPQILPSYFSPSSSNIAAPVEQLLVRTRSVGVNTCEVGVVTEPECLGPCEPGTSVNLEGIVWHETEEGVLVVNVTWRNKTYVGTLLDCTKHDWAPPRFCESPTSDLEMRGGRGRGKRARSAAAAPGSEASFTESRGLQNKNRGGANGKGRRGSLNASGRRTPPNCAAEDIKASPSSTNKRKNKPPMELDLNSSSEDNKPGKRVRTNSRSTPTTPQGKPEATFLDQGCSSPVLIDCPHPNCNKKYKHINGLRYHQAHAHLDPENKLEFEPDSEDKISDCEEALSHVALECSEPSASLAAYDQVKAPVSPGPGHPPGTPKGKRELMSNGPGSVVGSKAGKSSGKKKGLHGELNNLPVISNMTATLDACSAADGSLASEMPKLEAEGLIDKKNAGEKEKGKKANNCKMDKNLSKLKTARPIAPAPAPTPPQLIAIPTAAFTSTTTGTIPGLPSLTTTVVQATPKSPPLKPIQPKPTIMGEPITVNPALVSLKDKKKKEKRKLKDKEGKESGSPKMDAKLGKLEDAKGAGKDLSGHFLKDHLNKSEGLANGLSESQESRMASIKAEADKVYTFTDNAPSPSIGSASRMECNPLVNGQAPMAPLHVLTQNGAETAAKTSSPAYSDISDAADDGGSDSRSEGVRSKAGSPSDIISSKEGVVKGHPAATAQSSQMKESHSPYYHGYDPYYSPSYMHPGQVGAPAAGNGGSTQAMKIKKESEEEAERKDKAEQLDAKKADHNPAPLQPQHQSVITQRHPALAQSLYYGQYAYGLYMDQKSLMATSPAYRQQYEKYYEDQRLAEQKMAQAGRGECDRKSELPLKELGKEDSKQKSLPSATISKAPSTPEPNKTHSKLGPPVPNKTEETGKSQLLPGHQQQLQADSFKAKQMENHQLIKEAVEMKSVMDSMKQTGVDPASRFKQDPDSRTWHHYVYQPKYLDQQKSEELEREKKLKEDSPRKTPTKDSGVSSLPVSLTSIKEEPKEAKRPDSQSTEENKLKSDDRKTPVNWKDSRGTRVAVSSPLSQHQPFIQYLHAYPYPQMYDPSHPAYRAVSPVLMHSYPGAYLSPGFHYPVYGKMSGREEAEKVNTSPSINTKTTSESKALDLLQQHANQYHSKSPAPVEKATAEREREAERERDRHSPFSQRHLHTHHHTHVGMGYPLIPGQYDPFQGLTSAALVASQQVAAQASASGMFPAQRRE
- the ZNF608 gene encoding zinc finger protein 608 isoform X2 translates to MSVNISTAGKGVDPNTVDTYDSGDDWEIGVGNLIIDLDADLEKDRQKFEMNNSTNTPSSSNSKDCGGLASGGAGATAALADGLKFASVQPSAPQGNSHKETSKSKVKRSKTSKDANKSLPSAALYGIPEISSTGKRQEVQGRPGEATGMNSALGQSVSSGGVSNPNGNSTGTGTSAATAGAASCGKSKEEKAGKSQSSRGAKRDKDAGKSRKDKHDLLQGHQNGSGGQAPSGGHLYGFGAKSNGGGASPFHCGGAGSGSGAAAGEVSKSAPDSGLMGNSMLLKKEEEEEESHRRIKKLKTEKVDPLFTVPAPPPPISSSLTPQILPSYFSPSSSNIAAPVEQLLVRTRSVGVNTCEVGVVTEPECLGPCEPGTSVNLEGIVWHETEEGVLVVNVTWRNKTYVGTLLDCTKHDWAPPRFCESPTSDLEMRGGRGRGKRARSAAAAPGSEASFTESRGLQNKNRGGANGKGRRGSLNASGRRTPPNCAAEDIKASPSSTNKRKNKPPMELDLNSSSEDNKPGKRVRTNSRSTPTTPQGKPEATFLDQGCSSPVLIDCPHPNCNKKYKHINGLRYHQAHAHLDPENKLEFEPDSEDKISDCEEALSHVALECSEPSASLAAYDQVKAPVSPGPGHPPGTPKGKRELMSNGPGSVVGSKAGKSSGKKKGLHGELNNLPVISNMTATLDACSAADGSLASEMPKLEAEGLIDKKNAGEKEKGKKANNCKMDKNLSKLKTARPIAPAPAPTPPQLIAIPTAAFTSTTTGTIPGLPSLTTTVVQATPKSPPLKPIQPKPTIMGEPITVNPALVSLKDKKKKEKRKLKDKEGKESGSPKMDAKLGKLEDAKGAGKDLSGHFLKDHLNKSEGLANGLSESQESRMASIKAEADKVYTFTDNAPSPSIGSASRMECNPLVNGQAPMAPLHVLTQNGAETAAKTSSPAYSDISDAADDGGSDSRSEGVRSKAGSPSDIISSKEGVVKGHPAATAQSSQMKESHSPYYHGYDPYYSPSYMHPGQVGAPAAGNGGSTQAMKIKKESEEEAERKDKAEQLDAKKADHNPAPLQPQHQSVITQRHPALAQSLYYGQYAYGLYMDQKSLMATSPAYRQQYEKYYEDQRLAEQKMAQAGRGECDRKSELPLKELGKEDSKQKSLPSATISKAPSTPEPNKTHSKLGPPVPNKTEETGKSQLLPGHQQQLQADSFKAKQMENHQLIKEAVEMKSVMDSMKQTGVDPASRFKQDPDSRTWHHYVYQPKYLDQQKSEELEREKKLKEDSPRKTPTKDSGVSSLPVSLTSIKEEPKEAKRPDSQSTEENKLKSDDRKTPVNWKDSRGTRVAVSSPLSQHQPFIQYLHAYPYPQMYDPSHPAYRAVSPVLMHSYPGAYLSPGFHYPVYGKMSGREEAEKVNTSPSINTKTTSESKALDLLQQHANQYHSKSPAPVEKATAEREREAERERDRHSPFSQRHLHTHHHTHVGMGYPLIPGQYDPFQGLTSAALVASQQVAAQASASGMFPAQRR
- the ZNF608 gene encoding zinc finger protein 608 isoform X3, with the protein product MSVNISTAGKGVDPNTVDTYDSGDDWEIGVGNLIIDLDADLEKDRQKFEMNNSTNTPSSSNSKDCGGLASGGAGATAALADGLKFASVQPSAPQGNSHKETSKSKVKRSKTSKDANKSLPSAALYGIPEISSTGKRQEVQGRPGEATGMNSALGQSVSSGGVSNPNGNSTGTGTSAATAGAASCGKSKEEKAGKSQSSRGAKRDKDAGKSRKDKHDLLQGHQNGSGGQAPSGGHLYGFGAKSNGGGASPFHCGGAGSGSGAAAGEVSKSAPDSGLMGNSMLLKKEEEEEESHRRIKKLKTEKVDPLFTVPAPPPPISSSLTPQILPSYFSPSSSNIAAPVEQLLVRTRSVGVNTCEVGVVTEPECLGPCEPGTSVNLEGIVWHETEEGVLVVNVTWRNKTYVGTLLDCTKHDWAPPRFCESPTSDLEMRGGRGRGKRARSAAAAPGSEASFTESRGLQNKNRGGANGKGRRGSLNASGRRTPPNCAAEDIKASPSSTNKRKNKPPMELDLNSSSEDNKPGKRVRTNSRSTPTTPQGKPEATFLDQGCSSPVLIDCPHPNCNKKYKHINGLRYHQAHAHLDPENKLEFEPDSEDKISDCEEALSHVALECSEPSASLAAYDQVKAPVSPGPGHPPGTPKGKRELMSNGPGSVVGSKAGKSSGKKKGLHGELNNLPVISNMTATLDACSAADGSLASEMPKLEAEGLIDKKNAGEKEKGKKANNCKMDKNLSKLKTARPIAPAPAPTPPQLIAIPTAAFTSTTTGTIPGLPSLTTTVVQATPKSPPLKPIQPKPTIMGEPITVNPALVSLKDKKKKEKRKLKDKEGKESGSPKMDAKLGKLEDAKGAGKDLSGHFLKDHLNKSEGLANGLSESQESRMASIKAEADKVYTFTDNAPSPSIGSASRMECNPLVNGQAPMAPLHVLTQNGAETAAKTSSPAYSDISDAADDGGSDSRSEGVRSKAGSPSDIISSKEGVVKGHPAATAQSSQMKESHSPYYHGYDPYYSPSYMHPGQVGAPAAGNGGSTQAMKIKKESEEEAERKDKAEQLDAKKADHNPAPLQPQHQSVITQRHPALAQSLYYGQYAYGLYMDQKSLMATSPAYRQQYEKYYEDQRLAEQKMAQAGRGECDRKSELPLKELGKEDSKQKSLPSATISKAPSTPEPNKTHSKLGPPVPNKTEETGKSQLLPGHQQQLQADSFKAKQMENHQLIKEAVEMKSVMDSMKQTGVDPASRFKQDPDSRTWHHYVYQPKYLDQQKSEELEREKKLKEDSPRKTPTKDSGVSSLPVSLTSIKEEPKEAKRPDSQSTEENKLKSDDRKTPVNWKDSRGTRVAVSSPLSQHQPFIQYLHAYPYPQMYDPSHPAYRAVSPVLMHSYPGAYLSPGFHYPVYGKMSGREEAEKVNTSPSINTKTTSESKALDLLQQHANQYHSKSPAA